One genomic region from Conexibacter woesei DSM 14684 encodes:
- a CDS encoding helix-turn-helix domain-containing protein — MPIAVDIDVMLARRKMSVGELADRVGITPANLAVLKNGRAKAVRFATLAALCEALECQPGDLLRWEAEDAADEMRLTEQA; from the coding sequence ATGCCGATCGCCGTCGACATCGACGTGATGCTGGCCCGCCGCAAGATGTCCGTCGGCGAGCTTGCGGACCGCGTGGGGATAACGCCCGCGAACCTGGCGGTCCTCAAGAACGGCCGCGCCAAGGCGGTGCGCTTCGCAACCCTCGCCGCGCTCTGCGAGGCCCTCGAGTGCCAGCCGGGCGACCTGCTGCGCTGGGAAGCCGAGGATGCCGCGGACGAGATGCGTCTCACGGAGCAGGCGTGA
- a CDS encoding ABC transporter permease — MSTKDATAIEAPAGVGWRRLRLGAVRDYGVVISTIALFVVLSFSSSAFLTSTNLLNLAEQQVTLGIVACAATLVIIAGGFDLSIGAVFALSSVVAAKVATTTSPTLGLVAGILTGLLCGAVNGGVSTIGRINSFIATLASSIIIRGLALVVTAGFSIAVADPGFRGLGNDKLLGMRLSIWILVAFAGILWFLLARTTFGHYVYAAGGNAEAARLSGIRVNAVRAATFAISGLGAGIAGVLVTSRVGTAQADVGVGLELTAIAAIVVGGTSIAGGAGAMWRTLLGVTLLALIGNGFNLLSIDSMYQDIFTGALIMAAVGIDAWARKRSA; from the coding sequence ATGAGCACGAAGGACGCGACCGCGATCGAAGCGCCGGCCGGGGTCGGCTGGAGACGGCTGCGGCTGGGGGCCGTGCGCGACTACGGCGTCGTCATCAGCACGATCGCGCTGTTCGTCGTGCTGTCGTTCTCCAGCTCGGCGTTCCTGACCAGCACGAACCTGCTCAACCTCGCCGAGCAGCAGGTGACGCTCGGGATCGTCGCGTGCGCGGCGACGCTCGTGATCATCGCGGGCGGCTTCGACCTCTCGATCGGCGCGGTCTTCGCGCTCAGCAGCGTCGTCGCCGCGAAGGTCGCGACGACGACGAGCCCGACGCTCGGGCTCGTCGCCGGGATCCTGACCGGCCTGCTGTGCGGCGCGGTCAACGGCGGCGTCTCGACGATCGGCCGGATCAACTCGTTCATCGCGACGCTCGCCTCCTCGATCATCATCCGCGGGCTCGCGCTCGTCGTCACCGCCGGCTTCTCGATCGCGGTCGCCGATCCTGGCTTCCGCGGCCTCGGCAACGACAAGCTGCTCGGGATGCGGCTGTCGATCTGGATCCTCGTCGCGTTCGCCGGGATCCTCTGGTTCCTGCTCGCGCGCACGACCTTCGGCCACTACGTCTACGCCGCCGGCGGCAACGCCGAGGCGGCGCGGCTGTCGGGCATCCGCGTCAACGCCGTGCGCGCCGCGACGTTCGCGATCTCGGGCCTCGGCGCCGGCATCGCGGGCGTGCTCGTGACCTCGCGCGTCGGCACCGCGCAGGCCGACGTCGGCGTCGGCCTGGAGCTGACCGCGATCGCCGCGATCGTCGTCGGCGGGACGTCGATCGCCGGCGGCGCCGGTGCGATGTGGCGGACGCTGCTGGGCGTCACGCTGCTGGCGCTGATCGGCAACGGCTTCAACCTGCTCAGCATCGACTCGATGTACCAGGACATCTTCACCGGGGCGCTGATCATGGCCGCCGTGGGGATCGACGCATGGGCGCGCAAGCGGAGCGCTTGA